The following are from one region of the Methanobacterium veterum genome:
- a CDS encoding acylphosphatase: MIFLQVKAHVFITGKVQGVYFRYKTRDEAKKYGITGWVRNLPDGRVEALFNGNKENVDKLIAFVGKGPSGAKVMDVDVKWQEYGGEFSDFEIRY; the protein is encoded by the coding sequence GTGATTTTTTTGCAGGTTAAAGCTCATGTTTTTATAACTGGAAAAGTACAGGGAGTCTATTTTAGATATAAGACAAGAGATGAGGCTAAAAAGTATGGAATAACTGGTTGGGTCCGTAATCTTCCTGATGGTAGGGTTGAAGCCCTTTTTAATGGAAATAAGGAGAATGTTGATAAACTCATTGCTTTTGTTGGTAAAGGGCCTTCAGGGGCTAAAGTTATGGATGTTGATGTAAAATGGCAGGAGTACGGTGGGGAGTTTAGTGATTTTGAAATTCGTTATTAA
- a CDS encoding oligosaccharide flippase family protein, with product MDQYKLFLQRMGLIGTSTFLVTITGIMLLPILTQNLSIQDYGVWTQFQITITIIPAIAILGLPYTMVRFLAASKSRTEIQEAFYSILFTVIFASIIGAAALYILVVPISHVLFNGNVGVGLILPLTVIMSALQLVFVDYFRASNQMTKYAVFTTLQAYMVVIFALLLVLMGRGVVGAVTGILITQTLISLIMFTFVLKQIGFKIPRFHNLRQYLTFGLPTIPSNASFWVLDASDRYIIGIVLGITSVSYYSAGYTISSLLTILTSPIYTVLLPILSQFYAERKIRETRFLLNYAIKLYLIVAVPAVIGLSILARPLLYILSTPTLANQGYLITPILATGGLFFGLYCIITQIIVMERKTKITGNIWAISAILNIILDVTFGYFLGIIGIAIITLLLYLTAFLITVYYSLNYIRCDFYINFAKKTIYAAFFMALSLILLNPYGPVNIVLSGIFSFALYIFVLWLLKGIKTDEIKFFTGMIKESLVNVYCALRGL from the coding sequence TTGGATCAGTACAAATTGTTTTTACAGAGAATGGGTCTAATTGGAACGTCAACTTTTTTGGTAACTATAACTGGGATTATGCTCCTGCCTATTTTAACTCAAAACCTTTCTATTCAAGATTATGGTGTATGGACTCAGTTTCAAATCACAATTACGATTATTCCTGCTATTGCAATATTGGGGCTGCCCTATACCATGGTAAGATTTTTAGCTGCTTCCAAAAGCAGGACTGAAATACAGGAAGCATTCTATTCAATTTTATTTACAGTTATATTTGCCAGTATAATCGGTGCTGCTGCATTGTATATTTTGGTAGTGCCCATTTCACATGTACTTTTTAATGGAAATGTAGGGGTAGGTTTGATTCTTCCACTTACTGTAATTATGTCCGCGCTGCAGCTTGTTTTTGTTGATTATTTCAGAGCGTCCAACCAGATGACAAAGTACGCTGTTTTCACAACTCTACAGGCGTATATGGTGGTTATTTTTGCGTTATTGCTTGTATTAATGGGAAGGGGAGTAGTGGGGGCCGTTACAGGAATCTTAATAACTCAAACTTTAATTTCTTTAATAATGTTTACATTTGTGCTTAAACAGATTGGATTTAAAATTCCAAGGTTCCACAATTTAAGGCAGTACCTGACATTTGGATTACCTACCATTCCAAGTAATGCATCTTTTTGGGTGTTAGATGCAAGTGATCGTTATATAATAGGGATAGTACTTGGTATAACTTCGGTTAGTTACTACTCTGCAGGTTATACAATAAGTTCGCTACTTACCATCCTCACATCACCGATTTATACAGTTCTGCTTCCTATTTTATCTCAGTTTTATGCTGAAAGAAAAATCAGAGAAACTAGATTTCTTCTAAATTATGCTATTAAATTGTATTTAATAGTGGCTGTACCTGCTGTAATTGGATTATCTATTCTGGCTCGACCTTTATTGTATATATTATCCACTCCAACGTTGGCTAACCAGGGATATCTTATAACTCCAATTCTAGCTACTGGGGGATTGTTCTTTGGTCTTTATTGTATTATAACTCAAATAATAGTTATGGAAAGGAAAACAAAAATTACTGGTAATATATGGGCTATATCTGCAATATTAAATATTATTCTTGATGTGACATTTGGATACTTCCTTGGAATTATCGGTATAGCAATTATAACGCTGCTTCTTTATCTAACGGCCTTTTTAATTACAGTTTACTATTCCCTGAACTATATAAGGTGCGATTTCTACATAAACTTTGCAAAAAAAACAATATATGCCGCATTCTTCATGGCTCTATCGCTCATTCTCTTGAATCCCTATGGCCCAGTTAATATAGTACTGTCTGGAATATTTTCATTTGCATTGTATATATTTGTATTATGGCTTCTTAAAGGAATTAAAACAGATGAAATCAAGTTCTTCACAGGTATGATAAAGGAATCTTTAGTGAACGTTTATTGTGCACTGCGGGGATTATAA
- a CDS encoding rhodanese-like domain-containing protein — MSAHKKEFEEIEPKEVFTILEKHRDDPDFVVLDVRTPEEYDGGHIENAYLLNFKSGSFEDELENMDKNKRYYVYCRTGRRSRKAVELMKERGYSEAHNVIGGIDKWKRSRLPVEK, encoded by the coding sequence ATGTCTGCACATAAAAAAGAATTTGAAGAAATAGAACCTAAAGAAGTGTTTACCATACTTGAAAAGCATAGAGATGACCCTGATTTTGTGGTTCTGGATGTCCGTACTCCTGAAGAATATGATGGGGGGCACATCGAAAATGCATATCTTTTAAACTTTAAATCGGGTAGTTTTGAAGACGAACTTGAAAATATGGATAAAAATAAGAGATATTATGTCTATTGTAGAACAGGACGCAGAAGCCGTAAGGCAGTAGAGTTGATGAAAGAAAGAGGATACAGTGAAGCCCATAATGTTATAGGTGGGATTGATAAATGGAAACGAAGCAGACTTCCAGTCGAGAAATAG
- a CDS encoding thiolase domain-containing protein, whose product MRDVAIIGVSQTKFGELWEKSFRDLIVEAGIKAIEDANVEGDELGAMYVGNMSAGLFVKQEHIASLIADHSGLAPIPCARVEAACASGGLALRNGIMAVASGYHDMVISAGVEKMTDVVDPTPAIATASDQEWEAQQGVTFPSLYAMMARRHMYEYGTTREQLAMVSVINHKNGAKNPLAQFPMEISVDAVLNSSIVADPLRLLDCSPVSDGAAAVILCPAEDAKKYTDTPIYVKASAQASGTIALHDRKNLTTIDSTVHASRNAYKMAGLEPKNIDLVEVHDCFSINGLLAVEDLGFVEKGKGGIAIEEGMTEIDGDIPVNPSGGLKARGHPLGATGIAQAAEIVWQLRGDAGKRQVDGAQIGMTHNIGGTGGTAAVHIFSN is encoded by the coding sequence TTGAGAGACGTCGCAATTATCGGAGTTTCACAGACAAAATTTGGAGAACTCTGGGAAAAATCATTTAGAGATTTAATAGTAGAGGCCGGAATAAAAGCCATTGAAGATGCAAATGTAGAAGGAGACGAATTAGGAGCCATGTACGTTGGAAACATGTCTGCTGGTCTCTTTGTAAAGCAAGAGCACATCGCATCATTAATAGCAGACCATTCGGGGCTTGCACCAATTCCATGTGCAAGAGTAGAAGCAGCATGTGCATCTGGAGGACTCGCACTTAGAAATGGTATAATGGCTGTTGCATCAGGATATCATGATATGGTAATTTCTGCAGGTGTGGAAAAGATGACTGATGTAGTTGACCCAACTCCAGCTATTGCCACAGCTTCAGACCAGGAATGGGAAGCACAGCAAGGTGTCACTTTCCCATCACTTTACGCAATGATGGCAAGAAGACACATGTACGAATACGGAACAACAAGAGAACAGCTGGCAATGGTTTCTGTTATAAACCATAAAAACGGTGCCAAAAACCCACTCGCTCAGTTCCCAATGGAAATTTCAGTGGATGCTGTATTAAACTCAAGTATAGTCGCAGACCCACTTAGACTCCTTGACTGTTCACCAGTATCAGACGGTGCCGCTGCAGTCATTTTATGCCCTGCAGAAGACGCTAAAAAGTACACAGATACGCCAATATACGTTAAAGCTTCAGCACAAGCTTCTGGAACCATCGCACTACATGACAGGAAAAACTTAACTACCATTGACTCAACAGTACATGCATCAAGAAATGCATACAAAATGGCAGGTCTTGAGCCAAAAAATATTGACTTAGTTGAAGTTCACGACTGTTTCAGTATAAACGGGTTACTTGCAGTAGAAGACCTTGGATTTGTTGAAAAAGGAAAAGGTGGAATTGCCATTGAAGAAGGTATGACTGAAATAGACGGTGATATTCCAGTAAACCCATCTGGAGGACTCAAAGCTAGAGGCCACCCATTAGGAGCTACAGGAATTGCTCAGGCAGCCGAAATCGTATGGCAACTTAGAGGAGACGCAGGTAAAAGACAGGTAGACGGTGCCCAAATCGGTATGACCCATAACATTGGTGGAACCGGTGGAACTGCTGCAGTCCATATTTTCTCCAATTAA
- a CDS encoding hydroxymethylglutaryl-CoA synthase, with translation MAGIVGYGVNIPSYRIKVEEIAKVWGDDPNAISRGLIVQEKSVPAPDEDTATISVEAARHALARALIDPQKIGAVYVGSESHPYAVKPTATIVAEAIGAAPHLTAADLEFACKAGTAGMQVCMGLVDSETVEYGLAIGADTSQGAPGDALEYTASAGGAAYIIGKENTIADFEGTYSFTSDTPDFYRREGKPYPRHGGRFTGEPAYFKHVLSAAQGMFDKMGTEAKDYDHAVFHQPNGKFYLKAAKKLGFNNEQAKTGLLTPVIGNTYSGATPLGLAAILDIAEPGDRIFAVSYGSGAGSDAFSITVNDAIEERRENAPKVADMIKNKTYVDYAVYAKYKGKLRMA, from the coding sequence GCAAAAGTTTGGGGAGATGACCCTAATGCTATTTCAAGAGGACTTATAGTACAAGAAAAATCTGTTCCAGCTCCAGATGAGGACACAGCAACCATATCAGTCGAAGCTGCAAGACATGCACTTGCTAGAGCACTGATAGACCCTCAAAAAATAGGGGCTGTTTATGTTGGATCAGAATCACACCCTTACGCTGTAAAACCTACAGCAACTATTGTAGCAGAAGCTATTGGTGCAGCTCCACATTTAACAGCTGCAGATTTAGAATTTGCATGTAAAGCAGGTACAGCAGGTATGCAAGTCTGTATGGGGCTTGTAGATTCAGAAACTGTTGAGTATGGCCTTGCTATAGGTGCAGATACCTCACAAGGTGCTCCAGGGGATGCGCTAGAATATACAGCATCCGCAGGAGGGGCAGCATACATAATTGGAAAAGAAAATACAATTGCTGACTTTGAAGGAACTTACAGTTTTACATCAGATACTCCTGACTTCTACAGAAGAGAAGGAAAACCTTATCCTCGACACGGGGGAAGATTTACAGGAGAACCAGCATACTTTAAACACGTGCTATCTGCTGCACAAGGTATGTTTGACAAAATGGGCACAGAAGCCAAAGATTACGATCACGCAGTTTTCCACCAGCCAAACGGTAAATTTTACCTGAAAGCTGCCAAAAAACTTGGATTTAACAATGAACAGGCAAAAACTGGTCTTTTAACTCCAGTAATTGGTAACACATATTCGGGAGCTACTCCATTAGGTTTAGCAGCTATACTTGATATAGCAGAACCTGGAGACCGTATATTTGCAGTTTCATACGGATCAGGTGCTGGAAGCGATGCATTCAGCATAACCGTAAATGACGCAATAGAAGAAAGACGAGAAAACGCTCCAAAAGTCGCAGATATGATTAAAAACAAAACTTATGTAGATTATGCCGTATACGCCAAATACAAAGGCAAATTAAGGATGGCATAA